From Candidatus Eremiobacterota bacterium, a single genomic window includes:
- a CDS encoding radical SAM protein — MLKLSQFSVVHNLAERGLATHNLVFNTRTSKSLVVTSEVWETLVASFGAPAEARAELRAPIERLVELGIAVRDDTDERAAYGAGFDAQRFHPKQVFPIFAVTTACNIGCTYCYEAGVLGKTMTPKVIDGIARWVEERMVVDGIRTIVPLLFGGEPLLYPKLLYVLMDRVNEVVARYGGFCQYTASSNGMRMTDELAAALAQRGLVQIQISLDGPKCVHDERRIGKRGEPSFDQALRGIRSAATAIRTVTVKVNFDRHNRGAIAQLFDDLVAEGLAGRIKVKLEAVAFQAPDSKTVHPRDVVIPPESEEMANAYTELILEAKARGIAVERDTAHTTPCMMSSHHGVAIGPDGSIVKCISLVGRSEFAVGNVLDTAQYDSESYASQMNVLKRLDECFEERCPYVPVCAGGCTYESVVRTGRYDLRFCTKPNLRLFHFQRQLMRHEKELVALGMRPLAAREVSAT; from the coding sequence ATGCTCAAGCTAAGCCAATTCAGCGTCGTCCACAACCTTGCCGAGCGCGGCCTGGCCACTCACAACCTCGTCTTCAACACGCGGACTTCGAAGAGCTTGGTCGTGACGAGCGAGGTGTGGGAAACACTGGTGGCGTCGTTCGGCGCCCCGGCCGAAGCTCGGGCGGAGCTGCGCGCGCCGATCGAACGGCTCGTCGAGCTCGGCATCGCCGTGCGGGACGACACCGACGAAAGAGCGGCGTACGGCGCCGGCTTCGACGCGCAGCGTTTTCACCCGAAGCAGGTCTTCCCGATCTTCGCCGTGACGACGGCGTGCAACATCGGCTGTACGTACTGCTACGAAGCCGGCGTGCTCGGCAAGACGATGACGCCCAAGGTGATCGACGGGATCGCGCGCTGGGTGGAGGAGCGGATGGTCGTCGACGGGATCCGCACCATCGTGCCGCTGCTGTTCGGCGGCGAGCCGCTGCTCTATCCGAAGCTGCTGTACGTGCTCATGGACCGCGTCAACGAGGTCGTGGCGCGATACGGCGGTTTCTGCCAGTACACCGCCTCGTCGAACGGGATGCGGATGACCGACGAGCTCGCGGCCGCGCTCGCGCAACGCGGCTTGGTGCAGATCCAGATCTCGCTCGACGGGCCCAAGTGCGTCCACGACGAGCGCCGGATCGGGAAGCGCGGCGAGCCCTCGTTCGACCAAGCGCTGCGGGGGATCCGCAGCGCTGCGACTGCGATTCGGACGGTCACCGTGAAGGTGAACTTCGATCGCCACAACCGCGGCGCGATCGCGCAGCTCTTCGACGACCTGGTCGCAGAGGGACTCGCCGGGCGCATCAAGGTCAAGCTGGAAGCGGTCGCCTTTCAGGCTCCGGATTCCAAAACGGTGCATCCTCGCGACGTCGTCATCCCGCCGGAGTCCGAAGAGATGGCGAACGCGTACACCGAGCTGATCCTCGAAGCCAAGGCGCGCGGGATCGCGGTGGAGCGCGACACGGCGCACACCACGCCCTGCATGATGTCCTCGCACCACGGCGTCGCGATCGGGCCCGACGGCAGCATCGTGAAATGCATCAGCCTCGTCGGCCGCTCCGAGTTCGCGGTCGGGAACGTCCTCGACACGGCGCAGTACGACTCGGAGAGCTACGCCAGCCAGATGAACGTGCTCAAGCGGCTGGACGAGTGCTTCGAGGAGCGATGCCCGTACGTTCCCGTCTGCGCCGGCGGCTGCACCTATGAGTCCGTGGTGCGAACGGGCCGCTACGACCTTCGTTTTTGCACCAAGCCGAATTTGCGGCTGTTCCACTTCCAGCGCCAGTTGATGCGGCACGAGAAAGAGCTGGTTGCGCTCGGCATGCGCCCCCTGGCAGCCCGCGAGGTGAGCGCAACGTAG
- a CDS encoding radical SAM protein, translating to MKLATPDYITKEARRRAPYQSLDSARLSEPRLELIHRRLQALLRVVQLESNGAPIEIDGFRLRNPADWQTRLPSAMSELWHISTACNMRCPFCYEEGDPPGVSVLNEPAEMATLEEIETRLRYRNARAKTGVFQPLTYINEIFCNPSAMEIIERLRQESPDEVLTFVTNGTYLTEPVVARLAKLRPIFFNFSVNSADPEIRRRILRDQNPSVAIDALRLLREYEIPYVGSLVCWPTIPWSDIKNTVRVLDAEGCAVVRYSLSAYSKHLKGRRFDRKEFWSQGLAVALQLMDEVDTPIKVEPYHYMDPTNEPNLAGVIKGSPAARSGLRTRDRIEAIDGVGVPTVNHALSQLAKHARQSRPISVRYRRHSDGAVAEATLDRTAAADAYPFGAMRELKGFEWGLVLVDNLRFSYFVDVRNAIEEHGARDVLICSSELMKPVVEQMIADAGVFDGCRLFVEVPENRHFGGTVVLGDLLTVSDYVAFIAEFTAKQPVDLVVIPSSPFTLGGWKRDLAGVPFTEIERRSGTPVALIECKPLQG from the coding sequence ATGAAGCTTGCGACACCCGATTACATCACCAAAGAGGCGCGCCGGCGCGCTCCGTATCAGAGCTTGGACTCCGCCCGGCTCTCCGAGCCGCGGCTCGAGCTGATCCACCGACGGCTGCAGGCCCTGCTCCGCGTCGTCCAGCTCGAATCAAACGGTGCGCCGATCGAGATCGACGGCTTCCGACTGCGCAACCCCGCCGACTGGCAGACCCGCCTGCCGTCGGCGATGAGCGAGCTCTGGCACATCTCCACCGCGTGCAACATGCGGTGTCCGTTCTGCTACGAAGAGGGCGATCCGCCGGGTGTCTCGGTCTTGAACGAGCCCGCCGAGATGGCCACGCTAGAAGAGATCGAGACGAGACTGCGCTACCGGAACGCGCGTGCGAAAACCGGGGTCTTTCAGCCGCTCACGTACATCAATGAGATCTTCTGCAACCCGTCGGCGATGGAGATCATCGAACGCCTCCGGCAGGAAAGTCCCGACGAGGTGCTCACCTTCGTCACGAACGGGACGTACCTCACCGAGCCGGTCGTGGCGCGCCTGGCGAAGCTGCGGCCGATCTTCTTCAACTTCTCGGTCAACAGCGCCGATCCGGAGATCCGCCGGCGCATCCTCCGCGATCAGAACCCGTCGGTGGCGATCGACGCGCTGCGTTTGCTGCGTGAGTACGAGATCCCGTACGTCGGGAGCTTGGTGTGCTGGCCGACGATTCCGTGGTCGGACATCAAGAACACCGTCCGCGTCCTCGACGCCGAAGGCTGCGCCGTCGTTCGCTACTCGCTCAGCGCGTACAGCAAGCATCTCAAGGGACGCCGTTTCGATCGCAAGGAGTTCTGGTCGCAGGGCCTCGCGGTCGCGCTGCAGCTGATGGACGAGGTCGACACGCCGATCAAGGTCGAGCCGTATCACTACATGGATCCGACCAACGAACCGAACCTCGCGGGCGTCATCAAGGGCTCACCGGCGGCGCGAAGCGGGTTGCGGACGCGCGACCGGATCGAGGCGATCGACGGCGTCGGGGTGCCGACGGTGAACCACGCGCTGAGCCAGCTCGCGAAGCATGCACGGCAGTCGCGGCCGATCTCCGTCCGCTACCGGCGCCATAGCGACGGCGCGGTGGCGGAGGCGACGCTCGACCGAACCGCGGCGGCCGACGCATACCCGTTCGGGGCGATGCGCGAGCTCAAGGGATTCGAATGGGGGCTCGTGCTGGTCGACAACTTGCGGTTCAGCTATTTCGTCGACGTGCGGAACGCCATCGAGGAACACGGCGCACGCGACGTGCTGATCTGCTCCTCGGAGCTGATGAAGCCGGTGGTCGAACAGATGATCGCCGACGCGGGGGTCTTCGACGGCTGCCGACTGTTCGTCGAAGTTCCCGAGAACCGCCATTTCGGCGGCACCGTCGTCTTGGGCGATCTCCTCACGGTCTCCGACTACGTCGCGTTCATCGCCGAGTTCACCGCGAAACAGCCGGTGGATCTGGTTGTCATCCCGTCCTCGCCGTTCACGCTGGGCGGCTGGAAACGCGATTTGGCCGGCGTCCCGTTCACCGAGATCGAGCGGCGGAGCGGGACGCCGGTCGCGCTTATCGAGTGCAAACCGCTGCAAGGGTAA
- a CDS encoding MFS transporter: MLIPSSPRWRRLFSAYVASTFGDQFTRIALLPKVGGLGGSLVWLVAVALAQTAPVMIIAPIAGYLSDRGHQRRYLIAADLSRAGILVALAFIQSLPIVAVGAAAIATFTALFRPIEAALEADLLAEDELTRANAARVAANQTLSIAGPALAGLLLIWLSPSKALLIDALSFLISAVVIAGLPADVVRAAPAGTPAASLGGSMREGFAYIAGRVDLRTLFAVLAITMALLGMQNPLFYGYVQQSLRGDGPVYGLLISALGVGGLLASLVVLGRPAKMSVTVLLATLCFDGVALLAFSFSRNVILSTVLMVALGAIGSVFAIAVRTYLQTYTAPRVRGRVLGTFLSLQAPIEAVSLTVGLFLAGLFPAWLMLRGGAVCEIAAAVAALIVMYYFGRDRTQLAAGFTPSEGGIGETWTELA; the protein is encoded by the coding sequence GTGCTCATTCCCTCATCGCCGCGCTGGAGACGACTCTTCTCGGCATACGTCGCCTCGACGTTCGGCGATCAGTTCACGAGGATCGCGCTGCTGCCGAAGGTCGGTGGTTTGGGCGGTTCGCTCGTGTGGCTCGTGGCGGTCGCGCTCGCTCAAACCGCGCCGGTCATGATCATCGCGCCGATCGCCGGCTATCTGAGCGACCGCGGGCACCAGCGCCGGTACCTGATCGCGGCGGACCTCTCGCGCGCCGGAATCCTGGTCGCGCTGGCGTTCATCCAATCGCTGCCGATCGTCGCGGTCGGCGCTGCCGCCATCGCGACGTTCACGGCGCTGTTCCGGCCGATCGAGGCGGCGCTGGAGGCGGATCTGCTCGCCGAGGACGAGCTGACGCGCGCCAATGCCGCGCGGGTCGCGGCGAATCAAACGCTCTCCATCGCGGGACCGGCGCTGGCGGGGCTGCTGCTCATCTGGCTCTCGCCCTCGAAGGCGCTGCTCATCGACGCGCTGTCGTTCCTGATTTCGGCGGTCGTCATCGCCGGGCTGCCGGCCGACGTCGTGCGGGCCGCCCCGGCCGGAACGCCGGCGGCGTCGTTGGGCGGCAGCATGCGTGAAGGCTTCGCCTACATCGCCGGACGCGTCGATCTGCGCACGCTGTTCGCCGTTCTCGCGATCACCATGGCCTTGCTCGGGATGCAGAACCCGCTCTTCTACGGGTACGTGCAGCAGTCGCTCCGCGGCGACGGGCCCGTTTACGGCCTGCTCATCTCGGCCTTGGGCGTCGGAGGGCTGCTGGCGAGCCTGGTGGTGCTGGGCCGGCCCGCCAAGATGTCGGTCACCGTGCTGCTCGCGACGCTGTGCTTCGACGGCGTCGCGCTGCTCGCGTTCTCCTTCTCGCGCAACGTGATCTTGAGCACCGTCCTCATGGTGGCGCTGGGAGCGATCGGTTCGGTCTTTGCGATCGCCGTGCGAACATACTTGCAGACGTACACCGCACCGCGCGTCAGAGGCCGCGTCCTCGGGACGTTCCTTTCCCTGCAGGCCCCCATCGAAGCGGTCTCGCTGACCGTCGGCTTGTTCCTGGCCGGACTCTTCCCCGCGTGGCTCATGCTGCGGGGCGGAGCGGTGTGCGAGATCGCCGCCGCGGTCGCCGCGCTCATCGTCATGTACTATTTCGGCCGCGATCGAACGCAGCTCGCCGCCGGGTTCACGCCGTCGGAAGGAGGGATTGGAGAGACATGGACAGAGCTCGCATAG
- a CDS encoding B12-binding domain-containing radical SAM protein has translation MDFTDRQVLLIAPEIINLRSMPCVGLGYIGAYLKQQGRNVRIVDAQFTKEDPLPVLAAAEPTLVAIGVDSRTIFRGLRIARWAKRFGHVTLLGGLHVSLIKEQILDWDEVDYGIVGDGEISTNQLLEALEGRRALSEVSGLVYRQPDGTRARNLNKTEELPLDDLPFPDYRLAGIDHFPLYPLVTSRDCPYKCTYCTVGNISHGRFRSRSAESCVRELLLAKERYNVRGFLVVDENFAVIKGRAYEFLELLNKYRVGLPWTSFEGIRADALNDDFLTLLKASDCRWINFGIESAENAVLKTVLKGSKFETVERAVRKSREYKFKVGGFLIVGLPESSFEHDMRTVDWVTKHLDRAQFWMSIPYYGTKLHEWVKQNARLLRPPVGDNLVNSLSTMPYYDTPNYPARQVKRAHVVASFRTGLSYFFEQMDKEALNAPRERHRRDVYQRRLVQFAVRWDPSWLPNITRGRRLPDAIDPVHAAMHAGQQDEPLPRDLQSPYSTPVGAAAS, from the coding sequence ATGGACTTCACCGACCGCCAGGTCTTGCTCATCGCTCCCGAGATCATCAACCTTCGCTCGATGCCGTGCGTCGGACTGGGCTACATCGGCGCGTATCTCAAGCAGCAGGGCCGCAACGTGCGCATCGTCGACGCGCAGTTCACGAAGGAAGATCCACTGCCGGTCTTGGCCGCCGCCGAGCCGACGCTGGTCGCGATCGGAGTCGACTCGCGCACCATCTTTCGCGGCCTGAGGATCGCCCGCTGGGCGAAGCGCTTCGGGCACGTCACCCTGCTCGGCGGCCTCCACGTCTCGCTGATCAAGGAGCAGATCCTCGATTGGGACGAGGTCGATTACGGCATCGTCGGCGACGGCGAGATATCGACGAACCAGTTACTCGAAGCGCTGGAAGGCCGGCGCGCGCTCTCCGAGGTCTCCGGGCTGGTGTACCGGCAACCCGACGGCACGCGGGCGCGGAACCTCAACAAGACCGAAGAGCTGCCGCTGGACGACCTGCCCTTCCCGGATTATCGCCTGGCCGGCATCGATCATTTCCCGCTCTATCCGCTGGTCACGTCGCGCGACTGCCCGTACAAGTGCACCTACTGCACGGTGGGGAACATCTCGCACGGACGCTTTCGCTCCCGTTCGGCGGAGAGCTGCGTTCGCGAGCTGCTGCTCGCCAAAGAACGCTACAACGTTCGCGGCTTCCTCGTCGTCGACGAGAACTTCGCAGTCATCAAGGGCCGAGCCTACGAGTTCTTGGAGCTGTTGAACAAGTACCGCGTCGGTCTGCCGTGGACGTCGTTCGAGGGGATTCGCGCCGACGCGCTCAACGACGACTTCTTGACGCTGCTCAAAGCGTCGGACTGCCGCTGGATCAACTTCGGGATCGAAAGCGCGGAGAACGCCGTTCTCAAGACCGTGCTCAAGGGGTCCAAGTTCGAGACGGTCGAGCGCGCGGTGCGCAAATCGCGCGAGTACAAGTTCAAGGTCGGCGGCTTCCTGATCGTCGGGCTGCCGGAGAGCAGCTTCGAGCACGACATGAGAACGGTCGACTGGGTCACGAAACACCTCGACCGGGCGCAGTTCTGGATGTCGATTCCGTACTACGGGACGAAGCTTCACGAGTGGGTGAAGCAGAACGCACGGCTGCTCCGCCCGCCGGTCGGCGACAACCTCGTCAACTCGCTGAGCACGATGCCGTACTACGACACGCCGAACTATCCGGCGCGCCAGGTGAAGCGCGCTCACGTCGTGGCCTCGTTCCGGACCGGACTGTCCTATTTCTTCGAGCAGATGGACAAGGAGGCGCTGAACGCGCCGCGCGAGCGGCACCGCCGCGACGTCTACCAGCGGCGTCTGGTCCAGTTCGCGGTACGGTGGGACCCCTCGTGGCTGCCGAACATCACGCGCGGGCGGCGGCTTCCGGACGCGATCGATCCGGTTCACGCGGCGATGCACGCGGGGCAGCAGGACGAACCGCTGCCGCGCGATCTGCAATCGCCCTACAGCACGCCGGTCGGTGCCGCCGCGTCATGA
- a CDS encoding PDZ domain-containing protein: MSNVVMWPSIPFDDLDRTVAFLEENRATVVRVCLGGYSRYLEGNFERFEAKDFWPKVVEYVDRLRDRYRVPILIEPNAFVQTSTDAFIDGVVVDSPADEAGLQRGDLVLAVDGRPVRSRTEMMSRVRRSRDAQRYRQPGVAAAAENGAASKTGTVSLLVRRGERTFEVQLDRSLARSMSSYPYREIAAFNDFAYGLVVTDSLRFSSLLEARRLMEKHRAKRVLLLSSMLMEPVVSTMLAKTDAFAGFDVSVRVPENRYFGGSINIGDLLVVSDFVAAVESFRAEGGADPDLVLIPASPFASSPWGRDLTGRPWLDIERNTGLPVALIPCPNLIY; this comes from the coding sequence ATGTCGAACGTCGTCATGTGGCCGTCGATTCCGTTCGACGATCTCGATCGCACGGTGGCGTTCTTGGAAGAGAACCGCGCGACCGTCGTTCGCGTGTGCTTGGGCGGGTACTCGCGCTATCTGGAGGGAAATTTCGAGCGCTTCGAGGCCAAGGACTTCTGGCCGAAGGTCGTGGAGTACGTAGACCGGCTGCGCGATCGCTATCGCGTACCGATCTTGATCGAGCCGAACGCGTTCGTTCAAACCAGCACCGACGCGTTCATCGACGGCGTCGTCGTCGACTCGCCGGCCGACGAAGCCGGTTTGCAGCGCGGCGACCTCGTGCTCGCCGTCGACGGCAGGCCGGTGCGCTCGCGCACCGAGATGATGAGCCGCGTCCGCCGCAGCCGCGACGCGCAGCGCTATCGCCAGCCGGGCGTCGCGGCGGCCGCCGAGAACGGCGCCGCGTCGAAAACCGGTACCGTCTCGCTGCTGGTGCGCCGCGGCGAGCGAACCTTCGAGGTCCAGCTCGACCGTTCGCTCGCGCGATCGATGAGCTCTTACCCGTACCGCGAGATCGCCGCGTTCAACGATTTTGCCTACGGGCTGGTCGTCACCGACTCGCTCAGGTTCTCTTCGCTCCTCGAAGCCCGCCGCCTCATGGAGAAGCATCGCGCCAAGCGCGTCCTGCTGCTCAGCTCGATGCTCATGGAACCGGTCGTCTCGACGATGCTCGCCAAGACCGATGCGTTCGCCGGGTTCGACGTTTCCGTGCGGGTACCGGAGAACCGCTATTTCGGAGGATCGATCAACATCGGCGACCTTCTCGTCGTGAGCGACTTCGTCGCCGCGGTCGAGTCGTTTCGCGCCGAGGGCGGAGCCGATCCCGATCTCGTGCTCATCCCCGCCTCGCCGTTCGCGTCCTCGCCGTGGGGACGGGACCTCACGGGCCGGCCGTGGCTCGACATCGAGCGCAACACGGGACTTCCCGTCGCGCTCATCCCTTGCCCGAATCTGATCTACTAG
- a CDS encoding 50S ribosomal protein L11 methyltransferase: MSNVLALRIHAAMLADDVRNRQLARAIANVVRPGDVVVDVGAGSGLLSMLAARAGARKVYALEGSRFAGVARALIERNGLSGVIEVLQTSSFDFVPPEPADVVLCETLGFAVFDERFRQNVCDARDRMLRPGGALLPRAVSVQAAPVVAPPEASAIARLDEILGFDFGPLADAVRRLHRRSYVRPACELAASRTVLREDCATMQFAQALRTLTEFTVATGGELGGFAMWFDADLGGGITMSSRSPEPENHWGQAFLPLRESVRVHAGDVATLSLAIVDSLDQFTLRWDSTVRPYATIAEASVA; encoded by the coding sequence ATGAGCAACGTCTTGGCACTCCGGATTCACGCGGCGATGCTCGCCGACGACGTGCGCAACCGGCAGCTCGCGCGCGCGATTGCGAACGTCGTCCGGCCGGGCGACGTCGTCGTGGACGTCGGCGCGGGGAGCGGGTTGCTCTCGATGCTCGCGGCCCGCGCCGGCGCCCGCAAGGTGTACGCGCTGGAGGGGAGCAGGTTCGCCGGCGTGGCACGGGCGCTCATCGAGCGGAACGGCCTTTCCGGCGTGATCGAGGTACTGCAGACCTCCTCGTTCGACTTCGTTCCGCCCGAACCGGCGGACGTCGTCCTGTGCGAAACGCTGGGGTTCGCCGTTTTCGACGAGCGCTTCCGCCAGAACGTCTGCGACGCCCGAGACCGCATGCTCCGGCCCGGCGGCGCGCTGCTTCCGCGCGCCGTGTCGGTGCAGGCGGCGCCGGTCGTGGCGCCGCCGGAGGCGAGCGCGATCGCGCGCCTCGACGAGATCCTCGGATTCGACTTCGGGCCGTTGGCGGACGCGGTCCGCCGCCTGCACCGGCGCTCGTACGTGCGGCCGGCTTGCGAGCTCGCCGCAAGCCGGACGGTGCTGCGCGAAGACTGCGCCACGATGCAGTTCGCGCAGGCGCTGCGAACGCTCACCGAGTTCACCGTCGCGACCGGTGGAGAGCTCGGAGGTTTCGCGATGTGGTTCGACGCCGATCTCGGCGGCGGGATCACGATGAGCAGCCGGTCGCCCGAACCCGAGAACCACTGGGGACAGGCGTTTCTACCATTGCGGGAATCGGTTCGGGTGCATGCCGGCGACGTGGCGACGCTCTCGCTCGCGATCGTCGACTCGCTGGACCAGTTCACGCTCCGCTGGGACAGCACGGTGCGCCCGTATGCGACCATCGCGGAAGCGAGCGTCGCATGA